aTAGAGGATACTTCAGTATACTAAACTATAGTGTTTGACATAAGACAGAGACCTTTAACTGAACTGAAAGTCAACTGAGCACTGAAAGCTTAACTTTTGCCCAAAGTGTGTGTGAAATAGAAAAACTAACACAAATCTTTCATAATTACACATGTTTATTATTCaaatgttcacacacacacacacacacacacacacgcatgcatgcatgcacgcacgcacgcacacacgcacgcacacacacacacacacacacacacacacacacacacacacacacacacacacacttcagaaCGAGTACCAGTGgatatctttttcttctttccatcTCTTTTACAACCCCAAATTTaaccaaaaaaacaatatatggtgTATCTTGAAACATAAAAAGCACCAATGATGAATCTATGCTGTTGCACACCTTAAAACTTAAAGAATGGGACTGTAGTGACTGACCTGTCACAGCTGATTATGGGTGGAGACCTCGTTTTTGACGCGCTTCAAAACCATTAATGTCCAAACAATTAATGTCCAGACAGAATCCTTCGGTGAGCTTCTCACTTTTATTGAACGTTCTTAGATGATCACATCAGTGTCTCATGAAGATTAAAATACAAACATGATTACTAAATGATGCTGACTTCTAACTGATAGCGGTAAAAACTGTATGATCTCCCCGTCCCTTCCCAGTGACCTAGTTGTTTGCCCCTGAAATAGATTTCCGTTCACCCTCCTCTAACTCAAACTGGAAATCCACAATTAACtagacacaaaagaaacaaacaaaccaacataaACAATGGCTCCTACAGGGACCAAATTATACAAGAAAGATTGCTTCACTTGTTTTCTTTAGTCTCCAAAAGCCTTCTAAGTTTTATGAAAGAAAATTCCAAcattatatttgtgtaattttttaaGAATGGTTTGCAAGAATTAAAATTAATGTAGGTTGAGAAAACAATAAATCTCACATCAAATATATTTTCAGTTTACACTTTCATTTAACATGCCATCCCAATTTTGTCCAGTTTGGGGTTGTGTTGTGGCTGTGGACTGTGGATGAAATGTCCCAAAGATTCTAAAGAACTGCCTCTGCAAATAAAGACAAACTTCTGTTTTGTATGCCTGTTTGCAGCACTTTCAGTCCATCTGGAAATCTAGCACATTAAACTTTCATTTTGTAAACTGTCAATTTCTGCTGTAACTGCCAAGACTGTAATTAATGCTGTAACTAATAACCAGGCTGTTCAATTGTCACACCGGAGCTCAAAGTCACGTTGGGAACAGAAATCCCCTATCATATACTGAGGGATAATATTTGCATCGTTCATTCAGAGTTGAGACAAATGCAACAGCCCTTTACGATAATGAAAACTAACAGATATCACCTCTTTTGGCAGTTATCTTGACAAAGTGCTTAGCTAAGTTCACAGCCTTTCCTTCCCATTTTTCTCAAGTGTAAATCGACTACACGGcacataaataataatctatTAATTCTATCGAGAAGGTCTTATATTAAAACAGTTTCTGAAGAATACTTTAACCTGGTGAAAAGTTGAGAGAAACATGTCATCAGTTATCAGACTCTCAACTTTTTTGACCTGCTGCTGTTTGTCGGGAGCCCCCACAGTTGAACCCAATGCACAGGATGTGGTTAGAGATTTATGCTGGCAGTGGTAATGTTCTCCTCAGTGCCTGCTGTTGAGCGTTAGAGTGTGCAAAGGTCAATACTTTCAGTTTAAACCCTATCCAGCACGTGTTTACAGACTGCGCTTTTCTACTTTAAATCTTTTCTACTTTTAAATCTGGCCAAATAATCCTGCACTTTCTGCCTCAGAAACTatgataaaataacataaaacaaaacatttcaaaCCACAGTATCAAAATCATACAAGAGAGGGAAAAATCCCCAAGCTTCTACCACAAACCTGATGATCATATGGATGGTGCATTCTGTCTTCAGTCACCACAGATACCATTTTTACTCACCACTCATCTGAAAGTCATGAAGTGATTCTTGATTTGAAAACTGAAACACAGCCCTTTTAAGGAAGCTGGGTGGGGTTGTCTTAAAGATGAGATGAATATGTTTTCAGCTCTATATCATCATGTACAGCAAAAACACCCCCGCAGCCTTGGCACATCCTTCGCTAATTTTTAGGTGTGACTCAAATGGGCTGCTGTGTCTTTGTGGCAACACTCAAACTGTGAGAGCAACTAATCTTACAAAAGATCCTTTAAAGGATTTCATGCAAAATCAGCATTGCAGAGtgcagaacacacacaacagaaacacacaaagcCACTTAAATGGTAGAATAGAATGACTACACAaagcattttaacccataaagacccagtgttacatttatgtccacttccaaattaatttttctctctgttgaacctttcttaagtgatttatcaccattttatatttttcagtgcaaatcagatattttcctgtacttaatttaTCGATCACATACTTTAATAATCATGCTGAGATTATGTTTAAGGccgtgttttcaaccttggggtcagactccacgtggggtcgcctgtaaTTCATATGGGGttggctgaaatttctagtaattgataaaaaaattaaaaacaaattactaataaaaaatatttttaatgatttcatatatatttcattataattaaaacaccacacattttttctaataaaaatcaagttcaaataaaatgcaggacataacatctgagagggcatatcttgattgacccgatcatgtgaccgtatGCGTTACTGTGCTTCAACCTGCCCTGACACTGTcgaaaccagaccgaacagagaatggaaagatttcttcatctgcctggccccactaagacatctccaagagaaaaatgtctctgttttgaatgtctggggtcaccagaaatttggggtcacgagccaaaaaaggttgggaaccactggtttaagggTTATtattgcaaaaacagagaaaactcaagaaaaagagactttttcagttaaatatatgataaacttaacataaaccaggtgtttccatccactgtcatctatcaaactccatgggttttactggtgaattaatgttgtagaagatgacggtgttttcaaattcactacggggcctctgaacatccaaatgggtcatatctgatgaccatgaaaagatgacaaactgcattttactccaattatttacatggattgataggattagtggatcaacaggtattaaacagtttacatcagtaggtggttttggttgatggtggatgtttgggtctttattggttaaaataCAGAATCAGTCATGTGAAATCAGGGAAACTGGTGTGGTAAGAGACACATCTTAGTCTGCCATATTAGTACTTAAAGAGTCAGAAACAACACCAAACTTTTGTAGTGTGGACAGTATATGTGTTGGACTTTAGAATCCCACTTTTCTAGTCATTTCTCAAACAGGCATTTATGTGCTGAgtgacataaaaatatttttttatcagtagttttcatgggttttgttgtcttAAATATTTGGTAAATTTGATTACATCTCTCTTTAGTCCCAAGTAAAAGGTTCTGCCTCAATTTAACATATGGGCAGAGGTGTTAGTCACACTGCTGTTAAGAAATGGAAAAGTAGATTAAACACCCGGAGGAAGTAACAACCCTGAATATTTCTAAATAAGTTACAGTGTGTTCCAGTTAAAAATGATGCTCAGTTCATAACTctgttaatatgtgaatgttgaGTGCTCTTCTCTCAATACTTAATATGTTTTTAGAATCAGATCATTTGGCTCCTAACTCACTCAAATTGGAACATTTGTCCTTCAAATACTCAATGTTTCAGCATTTCATTGTCCAGTTTTTATAAGATTTCCAAAAACAGTACGTTCATTTTCATGGTAATATGAAAACATGCAGCTAAAGCTCCTCTGAAGATGTTGTAAATAGTTCAGCAGGAAaagtcaaacacaaaaaaatgtgattcTGGGAGTGCCCCTGACTTTATTTAACACTCGACTTTTATACAGGAGCTTACTGCCATTAAAGGAACTGATCATTCACTATGTGCGTGATACACTCCTTTTGCCAAATATgatgtcattacctccgccaaggaggttatgtttttgccggcgttggtttgtctgtttgtctgtctgtctgtgtgcaagataactcaaaaagctatggatggatttggatgaaaatttcaggaaatgttgatactggcacaaggaacaaatgattaaattttggtggtgatcgggagtggtggggccacaggggcccactgatctgccttggtgaaggtctgcgctctccaagtgcttttctagtcttagTACTGTCTTTGTTTTGGACATGGCTGTGGGGCTTCCTCTGATTTCTTGTTCCCACATTAAATTTCCAACGGTCATGGTAACCTGCACAATAGTTACACAACTTTATGGAATGAAACCTTATCAAAACAtccaaagtaaaatgaaatggaACAGATGGTGGTATTGATACTGATACTTTGGGAAAACGAGAATCACAATATTAAAGTattctttttacttttaaattccacTTTTAAATACCGCAAAGACTTGTCACATTTTCTAAGAGTGTGAACTGAAACACTGTCTACACTGCTTACATCTGTAACAAAAGCTTCTGTTtgatgttgtttatgtatattgcTGCAATCTATTAAAATACCACTAGAGGGAAGTGTGCAGCAGAATAAAGCTGACAGTACCTGGTCCATGTGGAATTGGGTGTAGGGTTGAAACCAATCATGTGGATCATGTGGATAACCACCTCACTTTAAACCATCAGTTTACAATGCAGGGGCTTTAGTATTTGTCCCCAAAAAAGTTATGTAGCTGCAACTGGTGTGAGGAATTTGTCCTGTAGGCTTGAACAATTGTGGAGCTGTCAAAATGTTTGCCCTGGGGCCCTCTAACAGTTTTATTTGGTCTTCAGTGTTGGCCTATTTACTAAATGATTCATGTATtcattatataatataataccaGGGTAGGCAGACAAATTCATTGACTGACTATGACGCAGTATTGCCAGAGTAATAAAACTTGACACGATCTGATTTCCAGTCCTCTGATTACTGTCAGCACTGATTTTTTACAAGTAAACTTATATCTCATGGTTCCTGGAGAACTTTAAATGTTAGTAGTAGTGGTGACTCATACGTTTCTTGTGTCAAGGAAGGTTTTGAAGCAAAGTTAACTAATTTCATTGAACATTTCCTAACCCAAGATGAGTGTTGGTTCCACCACTCCCAGGAATTGATGAATGGGATACTGCACACACGTCTGATGTTGCAAAGGTTGCTGCGTATGACTGTGGTCAGTGACTTTCAAATGATTGACCACCCCATATTCAGAATTTTAGAAATGCAGCATTAGTTAgacatgcttttattttgtcatGCCCTTTGTACATGTCTCAAACAAAAATCTTTGAAAGTTCTACAAACTGTACAGCTCGATTTGTGACAAGACAAGAAGACATTACACCTCTTCAGCTTCTTTGCACTGGCTCCCCATTTGCTTTCAACTAATTCtaagactttatttattataTGTATATGGATATATATATGGATATGGATGTATATGGATGGCTTTTTTTCTCTACTTCCTACATCTACAAGTATTGAAAAACTAAGAATTTTGTTCATCTTGGTATTGTATTTATGGGCATTATTATATTTACTGCATTTTCCTCCTAGTGTTAcacattattttttaacagtCAGTCATTTTAATTAGTCCAAACGATAGTAAAATATGAAGATACATTGTAAGAGTCTCTCAGTTCAGTGGACTAAAAATGATAGGATAGTTGGAGCTGTTAGTGGGATATATCCACTTGTCTGGACATTTTGAGTGGTTAATTGTATTCCCAATGAGTCAAGAGGTGAACACCTTTCATAGTTAATTCTCAAACAAAAGTTATAATCTCTCAAACATTAGTAATCAttcataacattaaattacagtACTTTAATTATCTTTGTACAACTTCTGGATTCCACAGTAGAAAGTCATACATCGCTAACAATCACACCCTTAAGGACTTCTCTCCTTCCTTCTTGCTTTCTTGAGTCTGAACTTCCTCAGACAGTTTTGTATCTCCCTTTTCTTCTGAAAAACAGAAACCTCACTGTCCTCATCAAATACCTGATAGATTAGAGCACTTTCTGACAGCCATGAATGCTGATCAGCAACTTACAGCAGGTTGTAGGATGAATGCATGACAATCATATCATATCATGGTGAGGTAATGTGCAGGAGACACCAAAACACGGAAACAATGAGTGTATTATGTCAGATGAAATGAACACACATGCTTTTTTGTTGTCATAACATGCTCTCAGTGTCttcatccttcatttcatttctgaCAAGCTAATGTTTGTTgatgttggctttttttttttttttttgcagttgttcCTTTTATTATCTTAaatacaaaataattttaataacaAAGTTCATGCACCACCAGCCTTTTGCACATTTTATCAGTTATACATCCTCTGATTTTAATTGACTTGTTTtgaaaaaagagacagaaaaacatgagaaaaacagaccacaccggacAGTGGCAGCTTCCAAAGAGTGACAGATTTGTTTCAGAGAATATGCTGGAGGGTGAAGAGGCTGAGAGGAGAGATCTAGATTTGCTGGTCAAACTGGTAAAGCCAGAGGGGGTGTGGGCCGCGTCTCTGGGTTTGACAGGTGTGGTGCAAGAcgaacaaaaaacagaaacagaccgAGACAaggaggaaagaaggacagatgaAACACTGGAATCTAAAAAGACTACAGGTGGAGTGCAGATAAAGTTGTGGTTGTAAATTCAGCACGGACCATGACCACCGCTGTGAGTATTTTTGAAAACTGTAAATGATTACTGTAAACGGTGTGAGTGTTGTggttgaatgtgtgtttgtgtgtgacagaATAAGACTTTAACAATGACATATTATCATCTACTTCTCATCTTTACAACACAGAAAGGAAAAGTCAAAGATAATGAAATAACAACGGCCGAGGCTCCAAAGATAGAACTCTTTGTTAAGGTAATatttaaaacatacattttattgtttgtttcagtgtttttagtCAGTTTCTTAATTCATTTGTAAATCAACTGCTTGCTATTTTATCTGAGAGAAGTACTACATCAGTTTGCCTGTTAAAAGTATGCCTTCCCCTTCATAAGTACCTACTAATTTACCACCTTACattgtttttaataataacaGTTAAGCACTGCGTGAAAAGTTGTGGGAAATACAGAAACTTGAAGAGAACCAGTTTTGTTCTGTATCCTCCGTCTGCTCTCTAACCAGTACATTAACTTCCATATAACAATACGTCAAAAATATCAAGCTGTTGTGATTAGTATAAGTTACATCTGAGATATTAAACACCTTCTAAATAAACTTCGCAAAGCAATCTGAACCTCCTGTGTGAAATTCTTTAGAGGTTAGCTTTCAGGTTGTCAAAGCAAAGCAGGATCGACAACATTACCTGTGCAGGTATTTTCTGTTTGGTTAGATACAATCACCACAACCTTCCTCCCACAGTGTCTCTGTGAAAGACTTCATAtatgcatatttttatttatttatttattttttaactttactCTGGCTTATTAACAGTAATTAGTTAAATGTAATGATGCAAAATAATTTAATTctatgtattttaaatgtattctgtTACAGTtactaagaaaaatgaatattttaattAGTTACTAATCACAGTGTTGCTTGTGAAGGGTTACATTTAAATATATTATATTCTGTAAAAATCATCTTTATAGAGTTGTTGTAACGGATTGGAATAAGTACATGcttcataattaaaaaaaaaaattaaaatcgaTATTTTCTATCCTGGAAGCTATTTagcatataagataagataagataagataagataagataagataagataagataagataagataagataagataagactttatttatcacagcttggggaaatttcacagtcagCAGtggcaacatacaacaagcaattgcagagaaaaagacaggtagaaaaaccacaaatgagtgaaaatgaaaatgtaaatacaaaaataagacaTTCGGTATTTATATAAGATAAGACATGACTTTATGGTTCCAATTTTCTATTACAACGGTCAGAGTGTATTTGTAATCTGCCACTTGTGCTTTGTTTGGGTGGCTGTGATTTAGTTGTAGTTATCAACATGCTTGTCTTTTACAGAACTTTGAATCCTTTACATAAAGCTCATTTTCTACATATTCACAGCAGAGTCTGGATCACTTTTCCCCTGGCCCTTGTATCATCTCTATACAAATCATTCATCAACAGatctatttaaaaaatacaagtagCCTGTCTGACATAATAGATATATGATTAATTCTAAATTACTGTTTTTTAAGGGGGAGTGCACGTTAGAAGTTTTACACCACTCAATACACAATAACAGATTATTTTATTAAAACTACTGAAACCATTAACATCCTCCGTATCTGTCGTTCCTCTTTATCTGTTGTATCTGAGGTTCTTTATCTGGAACAAACTGTATCAGTGCTTGTAGCACCTGATCAAAATGCTTACAACATTCTACATATATTCATTTCTGGACATCCTGAGTAGAACCAATTCAGATTTCAGGTAATTTAGCTTGTCTTTGTTGTAGTCAGATGTCAGATCAGGTCAAATTTGACCTGAATAGTATTTAGgggtacataaaaaaaaaaaccaaaacttactGTAATCAGTATTGAGTACTATTTTGAGGTTTACAGTTCTATCTTTATAAATtgtaaagatggaaaaaaaaaaagatttaatgcATTACATTGGTTTGCTGAAGTACATAGAGTAGCTATAATACTTTTTACTGGCAAACTAGTACTCCGTAATTTATTGCATGTCAGATATAACCTTTCCAACAGTGtttcttcattaaaaatgtgtgtgATTTTTACCAGGCGAGCAGTGATGCTGAGAGTGTGGGGAACTGTCCCTTCTGCCAAAGACTCTTCATGATTCTTTGGCTAAAAGGGGTCATCTTTACCCTCACCACTGTGGACATGAAGAGGTATAAGCATGGTTTTTAAATCCTCATATTTAGTCTTTGTTTCTGGGTTTGTTATGACTTTccataaataaacaaacccaTAAAGGTTGAATATAAATGCCAGGTCAATCCTACAAGACTGGCAAGGAAATTATAACTCATAGTCTAATTAGAAATGTCTAATACAGCTAATGTCTGAATACAGCAACAAGTTATGGTGTCAAAAACTGAGTTGACCCTTGTCTTTCTTTCACTGATTATAATAGTTGTAGAACAAATGCACTGCTTCCTCACTCTGTATTTTACTCTGACTGTTGATGTGTTGAGGTGTAAAAGTAACATTTCTATAAAAAGGAGTTAGGCAGGTTTGTAGGGAGTTGGGGAACAAAAGTAAATATAACTACAATCTACAGTCTGAAAATTCCCACAGCCAGGGAATTAAAAGCCAGAATGTACTGCCTGTCACCAATAATGAGAGATGACAATTAACATAAATAATAGCAATTACTGTACAATGCTGAGAAAGAGACTTAAATGCTGTTGTTTTGGAGACATGAACCATTGAGATAATCCAGTATCTTTTGGTGTCCATAGTGATTCACTCAGGGAACCTGTATTTTACGATCCCCAACTGCAGGTTACATGTAAGAGATATAGAATTAATATCAGCAATAAAGGAAAAGTTATACCATTGTTCCTGCAAATCTTTGATCTTATTTACTGACAAACTATTGTGTGATTACAATGGGACACACAGGGGATGAAAAGACAGCTAAATTAGGAGCTCTTTGAGGTGGGAATGTCCAGTGGCAGAAGATTAAAAAGGGTTGTTAGAAGTGAATgctaaaaaaaaccctgcaaaaaTTCAAAAGATTTTAAACCACTGCTgcctaaaataagtaaaaatgaacATATAACAGTGTGTTGGATAATATTCCTAAAAGAGAGGAGAAATCTCCAGAAGGtcttgtttatatatattttattttgggAGTTAATTTTAAATCTTAAGGTCAGTGTTTACGCTGTTTTGCTGCAGGGCACCAGATGTATTGAAAGCTTTGGCACCAGGATCTCAACCTCCTTTCCTCATCTACAACAATGAGGTCAAAACCGACACAAATAAGATTGAGGAGTTCTTGGAGGAGACCTTAGCTCCACCAGAGTGAGTACAGGGCATCATGCATGCACAGTTAACTATGTTCATTGCATTTTATAATAACATTCACTGCTTGATTTACCAATGGCAGATATCCAAAACTGTGCTGCCGATACAAAGAATCCAACGCTGCTGGAGAAGACATCTTCCTTAAATTCTCAGCATATATAAAGAATCCCAACCCTGGACTAAATAACAGTGAGTGCATCAGTAGGAGATTCAGTCGTCAAAAGCATAATATAGATACACCTGATCTCACGAGTAACCATTCCTTTGTCTTTTAGGCCTAGAGAAGAAATTTCTAAAAACCCTGCTCAAGCTCAACAACTACCTAGAAACACCTCTTCCTGATGAGCTGGACAAAAATCCAAATATTACTGAGTCTAAACGTCTCTACTTGGATGGTGATGAACTCACCTTGGCGGATTGTAACCTGCTTCCCAAACTCAACATTGTCAAGGTGAGTAAAATCTGTCAATGCAGAGTATTCTCAAAAAATTATTTACCATATGACAAACTTTTGTAAATGAACTCAATAGTTTTTTATCTCGCccttttttcattgatttttaaTACTGCAATACTAGTGTTGCTGCAGATACTCTTAAAAGCCttcttttttcaggttgtttgcaAGGAATACCGAGACTTTTCCATCCCATCAGAGCTGAAAAGTCTGAAACGGTACCTGGATAACGCCTACAAACAAGATCAGTTTCGCTACACCTGCCCCAATGATGATGAAATCCTCTTCGCCTACAAATCTGTGGCCAAATACCTGAACACCAAATGAATGAAGAAGGAAAAATGaatggaaccaaaaaaaaaaaaaaaaaaaagagagaaaatgccTGAAAACTTTGCATgactttttctgtatttgtgttaATGTGTGATTGTTCATAGAAGATATTTACATAGTAAACAAAAATATGTATGTATCAAAACTTGTTAAATTTATCTCATACACTGTGCCTCAGATCACCTTCCCATTTATGTATATCCAAATGTACATTTTTGCTACATAAGAGTGAAAAAGCACCATAAATCCCTGGCAATGTTTTTTATGCCTCTTTGTCATATacctttttcacagcagacattttaGAGAGCTAGCAATGATCAGCTGTTCCAGTTAAATGTCtcagaaaacatgaacaaatcaaAACCCTGGAACTGATGCACATTCATGGAATGCAGCCACTGTGAAATCAAGTAACCACACTTGCAGTTTCTGacatgaaaagtaaaaatgtCTACTGTGAAAACTAAAATATCTGTAGCATTTAGAGTGTCGAAGCATGACCTCAAAGCTGATTGGAGTCAAACCCTGTATGTTGGCGTAAAATTTTGATATAACATTTATGCTATTTTGGATGTATACTAACAAGTGCAAATGCTGTAAAAGACAGGCTTTAAACTAACAAGGTCTTCAAGTAATCTAACTACTGAATTGTGGTATAGAATTGTGCCGCATACCTCATTATTTACTCATGTTTAGCTTTGATAAGGTCAGCTGATAGGGCAAATAAATGAAGTAGAAAATTGATCCaaaaatatttagtgtatttactAAACAAAAAATGGAATTTATATATTGTAAATGATAAGGGAAGTTTTTAAGCAATGTTGACTTTTCCCCCTTGGAATAAAAGGTGTGTAATGTGGTCTACAATTTTCTTTTCACTTTCATGATTTCTCACAATGCCagacaaaagaaaagacagagcTAAACTTTACATCCAAATCAATTAACCTACATTTGATTAGAATATATAATACAGGCTGCAATTTTCTGTCGAAAATGGTCTGATGGATGAGTTTCTTGCTGCGTAAAGGCCATCGTATCGCTAAAGTGTAACTCCAGTCATGAGATACCTTATGATGTAAACAGCATGACTAGACCGCCCACTCTCCGTTTCTGATTGGTTGCAGGAACCCGGTACCATAGCAACTTCAGACATCAAAAGTGCTATTGGTTAATGTAGTGGATAGAGGCGGGATAAGGAGAGTGACGGCCAATGTAGAAAACTTTGTTAGCTTCCTGCTAACTTTGCTCTCACGGCCGTTTTTGGCAATGTCGTTAATAGTTTGAGTCGAGATACAAGAACGCCcgaaaagtaagattatatttgTTTACGTTCATTGGCGACCTATGCTACTTACACGTGAAGTAGACTGTTGTTATTTGTTGTCACTTTCGAGGCAGCTAGCCTTGGTCATCCTGCTACTTGCTAATGTTATTATGGCTAATATTGAGCTGTTAAGATGACATGTTATTGAATGAACCCCAATAAACCAACATCAAGAGCCAACTTCATAATGTGACGTATTATGACCGAGAAGCTCTGTTATGAAGTTTAAAGAAAGACATGACCGAGTAACAGTTGGCTGTTAACGTCCAAGTGTTTGTTACCATTTTCAtaatgcatttcttttttttagagAACCGTTGTCCAGGCAAGTTAACCAACCTCCTAATTTGCTAGCTTTGTCGTTTTTTTTGTTCTATACGAGTCGCGACGATCCGCTTTTTAACTTTCTTGTTTTATAGGATGGACTGTCATGGAGATGACGAAGATGGAGATCTTTGCAAATGGGCCAATGCAGTAAGAGAAACAACATATTTTAAGACATAAAATAAtagacataacacacacacacacacacacacctgccttagcttttgtgcatgtgtctgtatgcgACACAGCAGATCTATGTTTTTGCTTTTGGTCTTATGACTAGCTCTTTGGCGGTCAAATCAAGACATTTTGATTAGCTGACTGAGTTATTGATTTCActcttaaaataaagaaataacagaaaaacagcATATAGAATATACCTCTATAGTCCacagaatttgattttttttcctttagctCATCATCATATAATCAAAACAAACTTGCAGAGTTTTCTGTGTTTCAAATCACACTTAGAGATTAgaagtaaaactacatacattcatcaGGTAAACACAGTATCATGGTGAATCTTTCACATGATTGTCTGGCATACAAATAATGACACAATTCTATTGAGTAAACAGTAATGAAGGTGCCAGAACTATGATTTAGGGCAACCACAAACAACAGCAAAATGTTGTGAAGAACCCTGTGCATATTTTTCACCTTTTTCATTTGGTGctatgaaaaaaaccccaaaacattgaAGTAGTTAACCTATGTGCTAAAATAGTAGGGAAAACCTTGCATTTCTgaatacatatacag
This region of Sphaeramia orbicularis chromosome 12, fSphaOr1.1, whole genome shotgun sequence genomic DNA includes:
- the clic3 gene encoding chloride intracellular channel protein 3, whose protein sequence is MTTAKGKVKDNEITTAEAPKIELFVKASSDAESVGNCPFCQRLFMILWLKGVIFTLTTVDMKRAPDVLKALAPGSQPPFLIYNNEVKTDTNKIEEFLEETLAPPEYPKLCCRYKESNAAGEDIFLKFSAYIKNPNPGLNNSLEKKFLKTLLKLNNYLETPLPDELDKNPNITESKRLYLDGDELTLADCNLLPKLNIVKVVCKEYRDFSIPSELKSLKRYLDNAYKQDQFRYTCPNDDEILFAYKSVAKYLNTK